A DNA window from Streptomyces sp. 71268 contains the following coding sequences:
- a CDS encoding glutamate--cysteine ligase, which produces MATVGVEEEYLLVDRVTGQTAPHAKAVLRAAELEPLIAAEEVQLELLQAQVEVATPVCHTLAEAGGHLVRLRGAVAAAAREHGCGLLVSGTPPLRDDAPVAVTDEARYRAIQQQAPQLVGEQLVNGMHVHVAVPSRRMGVEVLNRIRVWLPTLIAMAANSPLWKGDDTGFASWRTIVFGRWAVGGMPPHFADEDDYARRVRQLLDTGVIRDVGQLYWQARLSERYPTVEVRSLDVQLRPHEAMLFAGLVRALVDTAMREAELGVAAPEASAELLRLAVWQAARHGLSGDLIDPDGRRRAAGDVVRDLLAHVTPALKEAGDTREVTSLTHRLLSEGTGADRQRRALAAGGLPAVVEMIAAAGDLR; this is translated from the coding sequence ATGGCAACCGTTGGCGTGGAAGAGGAGTACCTGTTGGTTGATCGGGTGACGGGACAAACGGCACCACACGCGAAGGCCGTGCTGAGAGCGGCCGAGTTGGAGCCCCTGATCGCCGCGGAAGAGGTGCAGTTGGAGCTGTTGCAGGCACAGGTCGAGGTGGCCACGCCGGTGTGCCACACGCTGGCGGAGGCGGGAGGGCATCTGGTGCGATTACGGGGCGCCGTGGCGGCGGCGGCGCGGGAACACGGGTGCGGTCTCCTGGTCAGCGGCACGCCACCACTCCGCGATGACGCCCCCGTGGCGGTCACCGACGAGGCCCGGTACCGCGCCATCCAGCAGCAGGCCCCGCAACTGGTCGGGGAACAACTAGTCAACGGCATGCACGTGCACGTCGCCGTCCCCAGCCGGCGGATGGGCGTCGAGGTGCTGAACCGGATACGGGTGTGGCTGCCCACGCTCATCGCGATGGCGGCGAACTCGCCGCTGTGGAAGGGCGACGACACCGGCTTCGCCAGTTGGCGCACGATCGTCTTCGGCCGCTGGGCGGTCGGCGGCATGCCGCCGCACTTCGCCGACGAGGACGACTACGCGCGGCGCGTCCGGCAGTTGCTCGACACCGGCGTCATCCGCGACGTGGGCCAGCTCTACTGGCAGGCGCGGCTGTCCGAGCGCTACCCGACGGTCGAGGTGCGCTCCCTGGACGTGCAACTGCGCCCGCACGAGGCCATGTTGTTCGCCGGCCTGGTGCGCGCGCTGGTCGACACCGCGATGCGGGAGGCGGAACTGGGGGTCGCGGCGCCGGAGGCCAGCGCCGAGTTGCTGCGGCTCGCGGTGTGGCAGGCCGCCCGGCACGGGCTGAGTGGCGACCTCATCGATCCGGACGGCCGGCGCCGGGCCGCCGGCGACGTGGTGCGGGACCTCCTCGCGCACGTCACGCCCGCGCTCAAGGAGGCCGGTGACACGCGTGAGGTGACGAGCCTGACCCACCGGCTGCTCAGCGAGGGCACCGGCGCCGACCGGCAGCGCCGGGCCCTGGCCGCCGGCGGGCTGCCCGCGGTGGTGGAGATGATCGCCGCGGCCGGCGACCTGCGCTGA
- a CDS encoding HAMP domain-containing sensor histidine kinase has product MNTTSPRRGAARLSLRTRLVIICLLLVVAALLASNALLITLLQRQLVDQMDERLRTAAAAAVRLPDPGTHPDATAPPERDAVERQLTGDVYVVRLNADGSLSQRPRPAVGDVPELPRLDAAAVAARGGAPFEASGDGHDWRVIAQPAPSPPRQNGDGGREGDKDRGEERNRNTDGDTSATGSIVVAGSLEEVNGTIRGLGVRMLVIDSLVLVLLGVIGWFAVRAGLRPLRRIETTAAAIAGGDLSRRVPDLASSTRTELGRLAAALNGMLDRIEAGDAARAATNDRMRAFVADASHELRTPLFGIKGFTELYRMGGMPERADVDTAMNRIERESARLAHIVEDLLLLARLDEDPTARTELPLEPTPMDLRTLAADALHDLRALAPDRTVTLTGPGGGPPGAAPVLGDEARLRQVMSNLIGNAIAHTPAGTPVRIGVGTHDALAILELGDQGPGMTAEQAARVFDRFYRADTARGRTRTGGAGLGLSIAHSLVAAHHGRMEVHTSPGQGATFRILLPVHTDPLGD; this is encoded by the coding sequence GTGAACACGACGTCCCCGCGCCGTGGCGCCGCGCGTCTGTCGCTGCGGACCCGGCTGGTGATCATCTGCCTGCTGCTGGTCGTGGCCGCCCTGCTCGCCAGCAACGCCCTGCTGATCACGCTCCTCCAGCGGCAACTGGTGGACCAGATGGACGAGCGGCTGCGCACGGCCGCCGCGGCGGCCGTGCGGCTCCCCGATCCCGGCACGCACCCCGACGCCACCGCGCCGCCGGAGCGCGACGCGGTGGAGCGCCAGCTCACCGGGGACGTCTACGTGGTCCGTCTGAACGCCGACGGCAGTCTGTCGCAGCGCCCCCGCCCGGCGGTGGGCGACGTACCCGAGCTGCCGCGCCTGGACGCCGCGGCGGTCGCGGCCCGCGGCGGCGCCCCCTTCGAGGCGTCGGGCGACGGCCACGACTGGCGCGTGATCGCCCAACCGGCCCCCTCCCCGCCACGCCAGAACGGGGACGGGGGCAGGGAGGGGGACAAGGACAGGGGCGAGGAGAGGAACAGGAACACGGACGGGGACACGTCCGCCACGGGAAGCATCGTCGTGGCCGGCTCACTGGAGGAGGTGAACGGCACGATCCGGGGCCTGGGAGTGCGGATGTTGGTGATCGACTCCCTGGTCCTCGTCCTGCTGGGCGTCATCGGCTGGTTCGCCGTACGCGCCGGGCTGCGCCCCCTGCGCCGCATCGAGACGACCGCGGCCGCCATCGCCGGCGGCGACCTCTCCCGACGGGTCCCCGACCTGGCCTCCTCCACCCGTACGGAACTGGGGCGCCTGGCCGCCGCGCTCAACGGCATGCTGGACCGCATCGAGGCCGGTGACGCGGCACGGGCGGCCACCAACGACCGGATGCGCGCCTTCGTCGCGGACGCCAGCCACGAACTGCGTACCCCCCTGTTCGGGATCAAGGGCTTCACCGAGCTGTACCGCATGGGCGGCATGCCCGAGCGGGCCGACGTCGACACCGCGATGAACCGCATCGAGCGCGAATCGGCCCGCCTGGCGCACATCGTCGAGGACCTGCTGCTGCTGGCCCGCCTGGACGAGGACCCCACCGCGCGCACCGAGCTGCCGCTGGAGCCGACCCCGATGGACCTGCGCACCTTGGCGGCCGACGCCCTGCACGACCTGAGGGCCCTCGCCCCCGACCGGACGGTCACCCTGACCGGCCCCGGCGGCGGCCCGCCGGGAGCCGCCCCCGTGCTGGGGGACGAGGCGCGGCTGCGCCAGGTCATGTCCAACCTGATCGGCAACGCCATCGCCCACACCCCGGCCGGCACCCCGGTCCGCATCGGTGTGGGCACACACGACGCGCTGGCCATCCTCGAACTGGGCGACCAGGGCCCCGGCATGACGGCCGAACAGGCCGCCCGCGTCTTCGACCGCTTCTACCGCGCCGACACCGCCCGAGGCCGGACCCGGACCGGCGGCGCCGGCCTGGGCCTGTCCATCGCCCACTCCCTGGTCGCCGCCCACCACGGCCGGATGGAGGTCCACACCTCCCCCGGCCAGGGCGCCACGTTCCGCATCCTGCTTCCCGTACACACTGACCCACTCGGCGACTGA
- a CDS encoding TerD family protein, giving the protein MPELGKGGNTAVATGRLVAALHAEGDVVDLSALLVAADGKVRSDDDMVFYNQPAAESDAVRHLAADAEGPERVEVDPAGLPADVDRVVLVGSCDPDDASRTFHGVKQVTIRVEQSGAEPIVFHQPDLTDGERAVLLAEIYRRGPGWKLRAIGQGYANGLAGLATDYGITVAEEAEPDHDEAEAGATNGTPAPAANPAAPTPTPSPAPSPTPSPAPVPARANLRKPPLGSISLDKGGRTAIDLDKHDRELVVEAALEWDGGSERRRKLGADLDLYALFVPATKALRGPKTPGTLVKAGHKPQGDPLVAPSDAEPDQAQPTGKPKKVKNSKNKQGKGGEAVYYKHLGSLKQRPYIRLDGDARAPGRESVRIVRPDEQGYVLLCAYSAVSNGYGSFRSFGAKVVITDGRGSTVTVPLFENTMTRYWVAIALIDFGSPDGAAIHHVEACSARMTERRPVLHVDGTVEMNGGPVEFKRR; this is encoded by the coding sequence ATGCCGGAGCTTGGCAAGGGCGGGAACACGGCGGTGGCGACGGGGCGGCTCGTCGCGGCGTTGCACGCGGAGGGCGACGTGGTCGACCTGAGCGCGCTGCTGGTCGCCGCGGACGGCAAGGTCAGGTCGGACGACGACATGGTCTTTTACAACCAACCCGCCGCCGAGTCCGACGCGGTACGCCACCTCGCCGCCGACGCCGAGGGACCCGAGCGCGTCGAGGTGGACCCGGCCGGGCTGCCCGCCGACGTGGACCGGGTCGTCCTGGTGGGGAGCTGCGACCCGGACGACGCCAGCCGCACCTTCCACGGGGTGAAGCAGGTGACGATCCGCGTCGAGCAGTCGGGCGCCGAGCCCATCGTCTTCCACCAGCCGGACCTCACCGACGGCGAACGCGCCGTACTCCTGGCCGAGATCTACCGCCGTGGTCCCGGCTGGAAGCTGCGCGCCATCGGCCAGGGGTACGCCAACGGCCTCGCGGGACTCGCCACCGACTACGGGATCACCGTGGCGGAGGAGGCCGAGCCTGACCACGACGAAGCCGAAGCCGGCGCCACCAACGGCACACCCGCCCCCGCCGCGAACCCGGCCGCCCCGACGCCAACACCGTCCCCGGCCCCGTCTCCGACACCGAGCCCGGCCCCGGTCCCCGCCCGGGCCAACCTGCGGAAGCCGCCGCTGGGCAGCATCAGCCTGGACAAGGGCGGGCGCACCGCGATCGACCTGGACAAGCACGACCGGGAGCTGGTGGTCGAGGCCGCGCTGGAATGGGACGGCGGCAGCGAGCGGCGGCGCAAGCTGGGGGCCGATCTCGACCTGTACGCGCTGTTCGTGCCGGCCACCAAGGCGCTGCGCGGCCCCAAGACGCCCGGCACCCTCGTCAAGGCCGGCCACAAGCCCCAGGGCGATCCGCTGGTGGCGCCGAGCGACGCCGAGCCGGACCAGGCCCAGCCTACGGGCAAGCCCAAGAAGGTCAAGAACAGCAAGAACAAGCAGGGCAAGGGTGGTGAGGCGGTCTACTACAAGCACCTCGGCTCGCTCAAGCAGCGCCCCTACATCCGCCTCGACGGCGACGCTCGCGCCCCCGGCCGCGAGTCCGTGCGCATCGTACGGCCCGACGAGCAGGGCTACGTACTGCTCTGCGCGTACTCCGCCGTCAGCAACGGCTACGGCTCCTTCCGCAGCTTCGGCGCGAAGGTCGTCATCACCGACGGGCGCGGCTCCACGGTCACCGTTCCCCTCTTCGAGAACACCATGACCCGCTACTGGGTCGCCATCGCCCTCATCGACTTCGGCTCCCCCGACGGGGCGGCCATCCACCACGTCGAGGCGTGCAGCGCCCGCATGACCGAGCGGCGCCCGGTCCTGCACGTGGACGGCACGGTCGAGATGAACGGCGGCCCGGTGGAGTTCAAGCGGCGGTAG